Part of the Stackebrandtia endophytica genome is shown below.
TGACGATGCCAAAGCTGCGGCCCCAGGTGACGAGCCCGAATCGCCTGAGGACACCAAGCAGGACAAAAAGAAGGGCTCGTTCTGGCGAGAACTGCCGATTCTGCTGGTCATCGCGGTTGTGGTGGCCCTGGTCGTACGCAGTTTCGTGCTGCAGTCGTTCTGGATTCCGTCCGGTTCGATGGAGAACACCCTGCAGCTCGACGACTACGTGTTGGCCAACAAGCTGGAATATCAGTTCAGCGAGCCCGAACGTGGCGAGGTCGTGGTGTTCCAGGCGCCGATGGAGTGGCGCAGCAACCCCGCCGAAGAGGACTTCATCAAGCGGATCATCGCCGTTGGCGGGGACACCGTTTCCTACAGCGCCGCCGACCGGCACATTTCGGTCAACGGTTATGAGCTCGATGAATCCGCCTACCTGTACACCGATCCGTACACCGGGATCCAGCAGTCGCCCAGCAAGGACGACGAGGAGTTCAGTGTCGTGGTGCCCGAAGGCCGCCTGTGGGTCATGGGAGACCACCGATGGGCCTCCGGGGACTCCCGTGAGCGGTACATCCGCTCCGGTGGCGACGTGATGGCCGCGACCATCCCGGTCGATGCGGTGGTGGGTCGCGCGTTCGTGCTGATCTGGCCGGTGACCAGGTGGGACTGGCTGAGCATCCCCGACACCTTCAACGGTGTTCCCGACCCCAAGTAGGCTGCCCGGTGGTGGACATACCGATCCGTGACCGGCGTGCCGCCCGGGTATTGCTGATGGACGGGCGGGACCAGGTCCTGCTGTTTCGCGGCTGTGACCCCCGACACCCCGAGGGCAAGTATTGGTTCACCGTCGGCGGGGGAGTCGAGGACGACGAGAGCGACCGGGAGGCGGCGTGCCGGGAGCTCCGAGAGGAGACCGGAATCCATTGCGAGCCCGATGAACTCGTCGGCCCCTTCCACGAGGACACCGCGGAGTTCGAGTTCGACGGCCGTCGATACCGGCAACGCCAGGTCTTCTTCGGGCTGTGCATATCCGATCCCGTGGTGGATCTCGGTGGTTTCGAGGAGACCGAGGCCGCCTCGATGGATCGGTACGCTTGGTGGAGCAGCTCCCGATTGCGCAGCACGAATGAAACGTTCCACCCGGCCAACCTGCCCAATTTGATGGACAGCATGCGATGTCGTTCTTGACCCCCTCTCGTGCGCGTATGAAGCGCGACCCCGACATGTACACCCTGGAAGACGTTCTGCGTCGGCACGGTTTCCACCACGTCGCCGGTGCCGACGAGGCCGGGCGCGGCGCATGCGCCGGCCCCCTGGTGATCGCCGCGGCGATACTGCCCCCGGGAAAGCGTGGTCGGGTTCCCGGCCTCGCCGACTCCAAACTCTTGACCGAGAAGGCTCGTGACGAGGTGTACGACGAGGTCGTCGACCGCGCGTTGGCCTACTCGATCATCGTCGTTCCGCCCGCGGAGGTTGACGCCAAGGGTTTGACGGTGTGCAATCTGGGTGGGATGCGTCGTGCGCTGGAACAGCTGCGCCCAGCGGCTCAGTACATGCTCACCGACGGATTCCCGGTACCGGGAACCTCGGTACCGAACCTCGGGGTCTGGAAGGGGGATCGAGTCGCAGCCTGTGTGTCGGCGGCCGGGGTGCTCGCCAAGGTCACCAGGGACCGAATCATGATCGATCTACACCGAGATCACGGCCAGTACGGCTTTGACGAACACAAGGGCTACTCGACCGAGGCCCACCAGGCCGCTTTGGAGGCGCACGGCCCCAGCGCCGTCCACCGGCGCAGTTACGCCAACGTCGCAGCGGTCTCCGGCGTGGCCCGCGCCGCCCAGACGGTGTAGGCAACGCATCATGGGTAACAATTGAGTAAGCGGAGGCGGAGGATGACTGTTGAGCGCTGAGGATCTCGAAAAGTACGAAACCGAGATGGAGTTGCAGCTCTACCGGGAGTACCGCGACATAGTGCGTCAGTTTTCCTATGTGGTGGAGACCGAACGTCGGTTTTATCTGACCAACCATGTCGAGATGCACGTGCGGAACACCGACGGGGAGACCTTCTTCGAGGTCGAAATGTCCGACGCGTGGGTGTGGGACATGTATCGGCCCGCCAGGTTCGTCAAGAACGTCAAGGTCATGACGTTCAAGGACGTGAACGTCGAAGAGTTGGACAAGCCCGACATGGAGTTGCCCACCGAAGGTGGCTTCGGTACCTGAGCAATCGCCGCCGAGGCCTTCGGCCGGAATCAACGCCACATCGTGGTGGCCCCGACGCTCCCATCTCGGTGATGCGGCACGGCTCGTCATGACACGACCTCGGCCGATGGCTGCGGCGATGTGGGCGGTGCATCGATGGCCAGTCGATAGCGACCGCCGTGGTCCTCGAGGAAACCCTGTACGGCCAATCCGGGCAGGATCCGACGTGCCTCCTCCACGGGAACTCCCGCTTGGGCGGCGATGCGGTCAGGGAGGGCTGCCGATCGACGCGGTACCGAGTCCAGGATCCGAACCGCGTCGGGGCTGAGCCGATCCCTGGGGCGCGACGGTGACCGGTGCGTGAGCCCGGCGTCGGTGCCGCAGGGCCCGAGGTCCTCGATGATCTCGCCGGCGCGGGTCACCAGCCGCACCGGGGCGGGGCCGCGGGCCAGTTGGTGAACGCCGGCGGACGCCGGTGACGTGATGGGGCCCGGTACGACCATGACGGGACGATCCAGTTCGGCTGCCATCCGAGCGGTGTAACGTGCTCCGCTTCGCACACCGGCCTCGACCACTACGGTGCCCAGGGTGAGTGCCGCGACGACGCGATTGCGCACCAGAAACCGGTAGCGGCGTGGTGAGGCACCCGGCGGCCATTCGCTGATCAACAGGCCGGTGTCGGCAATCTGTGCGAACAGTCGGTCGTGTGCCGACGGATAGACGTGATCGATCCCGCCGGCGAGTACGCACACGGTCGGGCCACCGGCGGCCAACGCACCGCGGTGTGCCGCCGCGTCGATTCCGTAGGCACCACCGGACAGCACCGTCCAGTCCCGGTCGGCCAGTCCGTAGGCGAGTTCGGTCGCCGCGTACCGACCGTAGGCCGTGCAGGTTCGGGCGCCCACGATGGATACCGAACGGGTGACGGCCTCGGCCAGATTCATCGGGCCCCGCGCCCACAGACACAGTGGTGGACCGGTGTAGTGGTCGGTTTCGTCGAACAGTTCCGCCAGATCGACCACACGGGAAGGCCACTCGTCGTCCAAGGGTGTGATCGGGCGGGCATGGCAGTCGTGTGCCGCCGTCAGCACCTCGGCCACCAGGTCGGCGGGGGATCGACCGGCCAATCGTTCCCTGGCGACGACGCTCGCCGGAGCATCCCGGTCAGCCAGCAGCCATTGCAGGGTGTCGGTGGCGTCGCGCCGGGTGAGCTCGGTCGACACCAGTCGATTGCCCGGTTCGCACAGCAGGGACAGCGCCAGCAGCGCTTCGCGTTGTGGGTCCATGGTTCCTCCAGTCGTCGGAATGGTCGTGGCGGTGTGGGATGACTCGTGCGTCTGAACTCCGCGTCAGCCCGGCAGTTGATGGCCCACTCGCAGTCCGGTCGCCTCGGCGATGTCCTCGACGGTGGGGGTCGAACGGCCCGCCAGATCGCACAGGGTCCAAGCGAGCCGCAGGACACGGTCATAGCCGCGTGCGGTCAACGCCCCGGTCTCGACCATCCAGTCGGCCGGCCCGGTCACGGTTGCCGGCAACCGCCACGGTGCGTCGCGCAGGTAGGGGCCGGGCACCTCGTGGTTGGTGCTCCAGGGTTGGCCCACCGCGTTCCATCGGTCGCGGGCGATGGAACGTGCCGTGGCGACGCGTTCGGCGATTTCGGCCGAGCCCTCGGAACGGTCCCGTGTGGAAATCAACTGTGACGACTCCACGGATGCCAGTTCCAGCCGAATGTCCACTCGATCCAACAGCGGGCCGGACAGCCGCCCCAGATAGCGACGTCGGGTTGCCGGGCTGCATTGACACTCGGCGGTTCGGCCACACGGACAGGGATTCGCCGCCAACACCAGCTGGAGACGAGCCGGGAAACGCGCGGTACCCCGTGATCGGCACACGATCACCTCGTGGCTTTCCAGCGGTTGCCGCAGTGCGTCCAGGACCTCGCGGCGAAACTCGGGCGCCTCGTCGAGGAACAGCACGCCGTGATGTGCCTCCGAGATCGCGCCCGGCCGGATACTGCTGCTGCCGCCACCCACCATCGCCGGCATCGTCGCGGTGTGATGAGGTGCCGAGAAAGTCGGATGTCGGATCAGGCCGCCGTGTTCCGGGAGCAGCCCCGTGGCCGATCGCAACGCGGTGACCTCGAGCGCCTGACGGTCGCTGAGCGGGGGAAGCAGCGACGGTAGCCGTTCGGCCAACATCGTCTTTCCACTGCCGGGTGGTCCCAGCATGAAGAGGTGATGTCCACCTGCAGCGGCGATTTCCAGCGCACGTCGGGCCCGTTGCTGTCCGGCGATCTCGGCCATGTCGGGCTGGGCCGGTGGTGGTGGCGGCGGACGTGGGGTCGTGGGTTGGATGGTGTGTTCGCCGCGTAGGTGGGCGATGACCTCGGGCAGTCCATCGACGGCGATGACCGTGAGGTGGGGGACCATGCTGGCCTCCATCGCGTTCTGCGTCGGGACGAGCGCGGTGGAGGCTCCGGCGTCGACGGCGGCGAGCAGACAGGGCAGGATGCCGGGGACCGGGCGGACGGCACCGTTGAGTCCCAGCTCTCCGAGGAACACGGTGCTCGCCAGCTCGTTGCGGGGTATCTGTTGTGACGCGGTCAGGACGCCGACGGCGATCGCCAGGTCGCATCCGGCCCCCGTCTTGGGGATTCCGGCCGGCAGCAGGTTGACCACGGTGTAGCTGTCGGGGAAGTGCAGTTCCGCGTGCTCGAACGCTGCGCGCACCCGCACCTTCGCCTCATCGAGGGTTCGGTCGGGCAGTCCGGTTAGGACGAATACCGAGGAACCGGAACCGATGTGGACCTCGACGGTGACCGGGTGCCCCGTCACTCCGACCAGGCATGCGGATCGGGTTGTGCTGTAACGCATCTACAACGCCCCCTGCCGATGATCGATAACCGCCGCATCCTGGTCGAGGAGCAGCACGCCCACCACGTCGAATCGGCGGTCGGTGGCCCAGGTTGGCGAACCCCAGCGGTGTGCCAACCAACGGATCCGGGCCGCCTTGTCCTCCGTGATCGCGCGCATCGGTGGGAATCGGGTGGAACGCCGGGTCTTGACCTCGCAGAAGACCAGAGTGGATCTCCACCGGGCGACGATGTCGAGTTCGCCTGTCGGGTGCCGCCAGTTTCGGTCCAAGATGCGCATTCCGTCACCGATCAGGTGAGTCCGGGCGAGTTCCTCGCCGTATCGTCCGATGGTGAGATGATCGGGGATGGCCATGGGTGTCCTCGCAATCCGGGTGGACAGTGGCAAATGGGACTTGGTGGGATGTTGCAGAAATGTCTCTTCGATTCGGTGCCGCCCAGCATCTGGTGGGCGACAATGGGTTGATGACGTCGGCTG
Proteins encoded:
- the lepB gene encoding signal peptidase I, which produces MIDDDAKAAAPGDEPESPEDTKQDKKKGSFWRELPILLVIAVVVALVVRSFVLQSFWIPSGSMENTLQLDDYVLANKLEYQFSEPERGEVVVFQAPMEWRSNPAEEDFIKRIIAVGGDTVSYSAADRHISVNGYELDESAYLYTDPYTGIQQSPSKDDEEFSVVVPEGRLWVMGDHRWASGDSRERYIRSGGDVMAATIPVDAVVGRAFVLIWPVTRWDWLSIPDTFNGVPDPK
- a CDS encoding NUDIX hydrolase, with the protein product MDIPIRDRRAARVLLMDGRDQVLLFRGCDPRHPEGKYWFTVGGGVEDDESDREAACRELREETGIHCEPDELVGPFHEDTAEFEFDGRRYRQRQVFFGLCISDPVVDLGGFEETEAASMDRYAWWSSSRLRSTNETFHPANLPNLMDSMRCRS
- a CDS encoding DUF2469 domain-containing protein, with protein sequence MSAEDLEKYETEMELQLYREYRDIVRQFSYVVETERRFYLTNHVEMHVRNTDGETFFEVEMSDAWVWDMYRPARFVKNVKVMTFKDVNVEELDKPDMELPTEGGFGT
- the dprA gene encoding DNA-processing protein DprA, whose translation is MDPQREALLALSLLCEPGNRLVSTELTRRDATDTLQWLLADRDAPASVVARERLAGRSPADLVAEVLTAAHDCHARPITPLDDEWPSRVVDLAELFDETDHYTGPPLCLWARGPMNLAEAVTRSVSIVGARTCTAYGRYAATELAYGLADRDWTVLSGGAYGIDAAAHRGALAAGGPTVCVLAGGIDHVYPSAHDRLFAQIADTGLLISEWPPGASPRRYRFLVRNRVVAALTLGTVVVEAGVRSGARYTARMAAELDRPVMVVPGPITSPASAGVHQLARGPAPVRLVTRAGEIIEDLGPCGTDAGLTHRSPSRPRDRLSPDAVRILDSVPRRSAALPDRIAAQAGVPVEEARRILPGLAVQGFLEDHGGRYRLAIDAPPTSPQPSAEVVS
- a CDS encoding YifB family Mg chelatase-like AAA ATPase encodes the protein MRYSTTRSACLVGVTGHPVTVEVHIGSGSSVFVLTGLPDRTLDEAKVRVRAAFEHAELHFPDSYTVVNLLPAGIPKTGAGCDLAIAVGVLTASQQIPRNELASTVFLGELGLNGAVRPVPGILPCLLAAVDAGASTALVPTQNAMEASMVPHLTVIAVDGLPEVIAHLRGEHTIQPTTPRPPPPPPAQPDMAEIAGQQRARRALEIAAAGGHHLFMLGPPGSGKTMLAERLPSLLPPLSDRQALEVTALRSATGLLPEHGGLIRHPTFSAPHHTATMPAMVGGGSSSIRPGAISEAHHGVLFLDEAPEFRREVLDALRQPLESHEVIVCRSRGTARFPARLQLVLAANPCPCGRTAECQCSPATRRRYLGRLSGPLLDRVDIRLELASVESSQLISTRDRSEGSAEIAERVATARSIARDRWNAVGQPWSTNHEVPGPYLRDAPWRLPATVTGPADWMVETGALTARGYDRVLRLAWTLCDLAGRSTPTVEDIAEATGLRVGHQLPG
- a CDS encoding YraN family protein; this encodes MAIPDHLTIGRYGEELARTHLIGDGMRILDRNWRHPTGELDIVARWRSTLVFCEVKTRRSTRFPPMRAITEDKAARIRWLAHRWGSPTWATDRRFDVVGVLLLDQDAAVIDHRQGAL